The following proteins are co-located in the Candidatus Ozemobacteraceae bacterium genome:
- a CDS encoding zinc ABC transporter substrate-binding protein, protein MIRTFSPSDSTGSIRLTSFVLLFLFFLPAQLPAASAVVTTTLLGAAVRILAGPEVDVHVLVPPGACPGHADITPGELLQLRTADLVLHHEFQHSLAEKWKQAGLADAAIICCSASGALTIPEQFIHLVENLAPDAIARLGLSDDEARRRLVSFRERLASETTLLRLEAAAASGTRVLAAEMQREFCAWAGLDPVATWKPLEGLTPADLSAMRKRCREHAVSVCMGNLQWGVRALEDLSRALGLEPVMLSNFPRTADEEGYFELLRQNFEGVKKAGVLAHPSTSSPAAGTPSSEEDRR, encoded by the coding sequence ATGATCCGCACCTTCAGCCCATCCGATTCCACTGGTTCCATCCGCCTGACAAGCTTCGTCCTTCTTTTCCTGTTTTTCCTCCCGGCACAGCTTCCGGCGGCATCGGCTGTCGTCACAACCACGCTGCTCGGCGCTGCCGTCCGCATTCTGGCCGGCCCCGAGGTCGACGTTCACGTGCTGGTCCCGCCGGGCGCATGCCCCGGCCATGCGGACATCACGCCCGGGGAACTTCTGCAACTGCGAACGGCCGATCTGGTCCTGCATCACGAGTTCCAGCATTCGCTCGCTGAGAAATGGAAGCAGGCAGGTCTGGCAGATGCGGCCATCATCTGCTGTTCCGCTTCGGGAGCCCTTACGATACCGGAGCAATTCATCCACCTCGTGGAGAACCTCGCACCGGACGCAATTGCCCGGCTGGGTCTTTCGGACGACGAGGCACGCCGGCGGCTTGTCTCGTTCCGCGAGCGGCTGGCATCAGAAACGACCCTCCTCCGTCTCGAGGCGGCCGCAGCTTCGGGAACGCGGGTTCTCGCCGCCGAGATGCAGCGTGAATTCTGCGCCTGGGCCGGCCTCGACCCCGTCGCCACCTGGAAGCCCCTCGAAGGTTTGACACCCGCCGATCTCTCGGCGATGCGCAAGCGCTGCCGCGAGCACGCCGTTTCCGTCTGCATGGGGAACCTCCAGTGGGGCGTGCGCGCTCTCGAAGACCTGAGCCGCGCCCTCGGGCTGGAGCCGGTGATGCTGAGTAACTTTCCACGCACGGCCGACGAAGAAGGGTATTTCGAGTTGCTTCGCCAGAACTTCGAAGGCGTAAAAAAAGCCGGAGTTCTCGCACACCCTTCAACATCCTCCCCTGCGGCCGGCACCCCTTCCTCGGAGGAGGACCGCCGCTGA
- a CDS encoding TonB-dependent receptor — protein MTFAVSLPLTNGRIPRRALGCSIRVLWCVAALWSCGCCHSASGEEQPIKLEKIVVEATRLAGSMGFTWLPTRPVGETPHFSLHEILNEIPGIHLVRRGGGFAETQDEAVVVRGFDARRYVLTLNDHPMNMAGVMGGSRIDWDILPPDMARSLLFERTPHGAAPHGSVAGLMRVETSCPVKTEGGIRWEAGPFDLERREFSWGDRSGGLAWRIDTADSRSDGFLRNQNRELKRVAGRMFWNDPAGRDELELGLTRLEEIRGYAVANRPGLPGYDPSKPDSDGERIMPGDTVASDGTRLSRNLSFLDMTWRHHVADGAWSLGHSRSEENRRDLAKNAAGRIIYDRSIDSDDSSYWFLSREAVSSSGRWKLGADRRYLRYGDGEYAVAPPAAMPLFASQKIDMDGFFGEWSRQMSGGELSLDLRHQKYSADRDDARAATMRPMKRRSTIPGIAWSWKPSEGNRHRVSVRKLWRAPSMAEYYWWSANYANPARIGSGRELEPESGLGVSWDSEWALDKRTSLETGVFVNDLNDYIHFVHVFPFSSYNVDRVRVRGLEWHWRRQITETTELQIGHTWQETKRRGVVAADKRNGLADELDYRPRHVWNLKTAHHGRWWDAMYTIRYITSQRVAVSPTPMRQDIVTLSPFAVQDLEIGLRWTKSTRLAVRIDNLGDREYAEQAGYPMPGRTVSFSVEQSFD, from the coding sequence ATGACCTTTGCTGTTTCCCTGCCGTTGACGAATGGAAGAATCCCGCGGCGCGCTCTCGGCTGCAGTATCCGGGTGCTGTGGTGCGTCGCGGCCCTCTGGAGCTGTGGGTGCTGCCATTCCGCCTCGGGGGAGGAACAGCCGATCAAACTCGAGAAGATCGTTGTCGAGGCGACCCGCCTTGCGGGAAGTATGGGCTTCACATGGCTGCCAACCAGGCCGGTCGGAGAAACGCCGCACTTTTCTCTTCACGAGATCCTGAACGAGATTCCCGGCATCCACCTGGTGCGGCGAGGGGGGGGATTCGCCGAGACGCAGGATGAGGCCGTCGTCGTTCGCGGCTTCGATGCCAGAAGATATGTTCTCACCCTCAACGATCATCCGATGAACATGGCGGGGGTCATGGGCGGCTCGCGCATCGATTGGGACATCCTGCCCCCTGATATGGCCCGTTCGCTCCTATTCGAGCGTACGCCACACGGCGCTGCTCCCCACGGTTCGGTTGCGGGCTTGATGCGGGTCGAGACATCCTGCCCGGTAAAAACCGAAGGCGGTATCCGTTGGGAAGCCGGACCCTTCGATCTTGAACGGCGGGAGTTCTCGTGGGGTGACCGGAGCGGCGGGCTGGCGTGGCGGATTGATACGGCCGATTCCCGGAGCGATGGCTTTCTGCGCAACCAGAACCGCGAACTGAAACGTGTTGCCGGACGGATGTTCTGGAACGACCCGGCGGGGCGCGACGAACTGGAACTGGGACTGACCCGACTCGAGGAGATCCGGGGTTATGCCGTGGCCAACCGGCCCGGCCTGCCCGGCTATGACCCGTCGAAGCCCGATTCGGACGGGGAGCGGATCATGCCCGGCGACACCGTGGCCAGCGATGGCACGCGATTGTCGCGTAACCTGTCCTTCCTCGACATGACGTGGCGGCATCATGTGGCTGACGGCGCCTGGAGCCTGGGACACAGCCGCAGCGAAGAGAACCGGAGAGACCTTGCCAAAAACGCGGCCGGAAGGATCATCTACGACCGTTCGATCGACAGCGACGACTCGAGCTACTGGTTTCTGAGCCGCGAAGCCGTTTCCTCGTCGGGGCGGTGGAAACTTGGGGCAGACCGGCGATATCTGCGGTATGGCGACGGTGAGTATGCCGTCGCTCCGCCCGCGGCGATGCCCTTGTTTGCCTCACAGAAGATCGACATGGACGGCTTTTTCGGCGAATGGAGCCGCCAGATGAGCGGCGGCGAGCTGTCGCTCGATCTGCGTCATCAGAAATATTCGGCCGACAGGGACGATGCCCGCGCCGCGACCATGCGGCCCATGAAGCGGCGTTCGACCATCCCCGGGATTGCCTGGTCCTGGAAACCATCAGAGGGAAATCGGCATCGCGTATCGGTGCGCAAATTGTGGCGGGCGCCGTCGATGGCCGAATACTACTGGTGGAGCGCGAACTACGCGAACCCCGCCCGGATCGGCTCAGGAAGGGAGCTCGAGCCCGAAAGCGGCCTGGGTGTATCGTGGGATTCCGAATGGGCGCTGGATAAAAGGACGAGCCTCGAGACGGGGGTGTTCGTGAACGATTTGAATGACTATATCCACTTCGTGCATGTGTTTCCTTTTTCCAGCTATAACGTCGACCGTGTGCGGGTCAGGGGGCTCGAATGGCACTGGCGTAGGCAGATCACGGAGACGACGGAACTTCAGATCGGTCACACCTGGCAGGAAACTAAACGAAGAGGCGTCGTTGCGGCCGACAAGCGAAACGGACTTGCGGATGAACTCGATTACCGGCCGCGCCATGTCTGGAACCTGAAAACGGCGCATCACGGCCGATGGTGGGATGCTATGTATACTATAAGATATATAACATCCCAGCGCGTGGCCGTCAGTCCAACGCCGATGAGGCAGGACATCGTGACGCTGAGCCCCTTCGCAGTGCAGGACCTTGAAATCGGCCTGCGATGGACGAAATCCACGCGCCTTGCTGTCCGGATCGACAACCTCGGCGACCGGGAATACGCCGAACAGGCCGGGTACCCGATGCCCGGCCGAACGGTTTCCTTCTCCGTCGAACAGAGCTTCGACTGA
- a CDS encoding MOSC domain-containing protein yields the protein MTNHAENVIPLSPRHCSDRGLIVAVSCSEGVGTAKAPAREVLFITGRGIESDGHADTGRQVSLLQAEHVEAFNAVHDHRAGPGDFAENVLTSGIDLSRLQPGDRLCIAETAVLEVVQVGKEILPHHYSFHGFRLLPTLGVFCRVIEGGLVAAGATISILPKGKR from the coding sequence ATGACGAATCACGCTGAGAATGTCATTCCGCTTTCACCCAGGCACTGTTCTGACAGAGGTCTGATCGTCGCCGTATCCTGTTCCGAAGGAGTGGGCACGGCGAAGGCACCGGCTCGCGAAGTTCTCTTTATCACCGGTCGTGGAATCGAGAGCGACGGACATGCCGATACAGGGAGGCAGGTGAGCCTGCTCCAGGCCGAGCATGTTGAGGCGTTCAACGCCGTCCACGATCATCGGGCTGGTCCCGGCGACTTTGCCGAGAACGTGCTGACGAGCGGTATCGACCTGAGCCGGCTGCAGCCCGGCGACCGGCTGTGCATCGCCGAAACGGCCGTGCTCGAGGTTGTGCAGGTCGGGAAGGAAATACTGCCGCACCACTACTCGTTCCACGGCTTTCGCCTTCTGCCGACGCTGGGGGTCTTCTGCCGGGTGATCGAGGGCGGTCTGGTTGCGGCCGGAGCGACGATCTCGATCCTCCCGAAGGGCAAACGATGA
- a CDS encoding PaaI family thioesterase: MNESAKTPIDTFEMARAGCLAAEASGSLGKPFAEPWFDPAPWRFDEGGVLHGTLPEGLSPEGYHDIVHGGAIAALLDAAMTHCLFGRGVMGLTAEMQVRYRRPLPVGRVTQVRASLETSVGNQVYRLTATVSADGEVKAEARGTFFRPPAGSLPGTAQAASV; encoded by the coding sequence ATGAACGAATCGGCAAAAACCCCGATCGACACGTTCGAGATGGCTCGGGCCGGTTGTCTCGCGGCAGAGGCGAGCGGTTCGCTCGGGAAGCCGTTTGCCGAGCCCTGGTTCGACCCGGCTCCCTGGCGGTTCGATGAAGGAGGTGTCTTGCACGGCACACTCCCCGAAGGTCTTTCCCCCGAGGGGTATCACGATATCGTGCATGGGGGCGCCATTGCAGCGCTGCTCGATGCGGCCATGACTCATTGCCTGTTTGGCCGCGGCGTGATGGGCCTGACGGCCGAAATGCAGGTCAGATATCGGCGGCCGCTTCCGGTCGGTCGGGTGACGCAGGTGCGTGCATCGCTCGAAACCTCGGTTGGTAACCAGGTCTACCGGCTCACCGCAACCGTCTCGGCGGACGGCGAGGTGAAGGCCGAGGCCCGAGGAACGTTCTTTCGCCCCCCCGCCGGCTCGCTGCCCGGGACGGCACAAGCTGCATCTGTGTAG
- a CDS encoding DUF5320 domain-containing protein: protein MPYGDGTGPHGAGPMTGRGMGPCSGNAGGGFQGRGRGMGPCGGGFGFGRGRGLGRGRGFRNGGALAAEAGTPAQAQPALPVEARLDILQRQIETVSGQIEALRNALRHENLPVEEPKKDPDAK, encoded by the coding sequence ATGCCATATGGTGATGGTACGGGGCCGCATGGAGCTGGACCTATGACCGGTCGGGGGATGGGACCCTGCAGCGGGAATGCCGGAGGCGGCTTCCAGGGGCGCGGTCGCGGAATGGGCCCGTGCGGTGGTGGCTTTGGCTTTGGCCGGGGACGTGGCCTGGGTCGCGGACGGGGCTTCCGGAATGGGGGCGCCCTGGCCGCCGAAGCGGGAACTCCCGCTCAGGCTCAGCCGGCGCTGCCGGTCGAGGCACGGCTCGATATTTTGCAGCGACAGATCGAGACGGTATCCGGCCAGATTGAGGCACTGAGAAACGCATTGAGGCACGAGAACCTCCCTGTGGAGGAGCCGAAGAAGGATCCGGACGCGAAGTGA